A single genomic interval of uncultured Pseudodesulfovibrio sp. harbors:
- a CDS encoding response regulator translates to MEIKARILVVDDEERFRKSLIRILGENGHEVEGAADGLEAVNKLAVGEYDVVLLDMKMPGLSGEETYNEIRLQGFDVETICLTGHVSIDDAMQLLQRGAFDYLLKPASVPDILESVRRAMEKKLLRNGEMGMEQLLKSSAID, encoded by the coding sequence ATGGAAATCAAGGCACGGATACTGGTCGTTGATGACGAGGAGCGTTTCCGGAAGTCCCTGATTCGCATTCTTGGTGAGAACGGGCACGAAGTCGAAGGAGCCGCAGACGGGCTTGAGGCGGTCAACAAGCTGGCTGTCGGTGAATACGACGTGGTCCTGCTTGATATGAAAATGCCCGGTCTGTCCGGCGAGGAGACATACAACGAAATCCGGTTGCAGGGATTTGACGTTGAAACGATCTGCCTAACGGGACACGTCTCCATTGATGACGCCATGCAGCTTTTGCAGCGGGGTGCGTTTGATTATCTGCTCAAGCCGGCTTCGGTCCCGGATATTCTTGAGTCCGTGAGACGCGCCATGGAGAAGAAGCTGTTGCGTAATGGGGAAATGGGAATGGAACAACTGCTGAAAAGTTCGGCAATTGACTAA